The window TTACTATGACCGGTGCCATGGCAAACGATACTGCTGATGCTAATTCTAATGTTGATCGCGCGACGCATATAACAGCAGCGCCGACCACAACTCAGGAGGTGTAATATGCAAGTGACCCGTATTATTCCTGATGTGCCGAGCTTTTTGGCCGGTAGTATGACTTTAGATACTTGGTCGATTCTATTTATGGTGGTGCAATCGATAGTTATCTTTTTGGTGGTCGTTATTGTGGCTGCTATGATGATTATTTATGAGCGCCGGATGCTTGCGCTTTGGCAAGATCGCTATGGCCCTAACCGTGTAGGACCTTTTGGCTCTCTGCAATTAGTTGCCGATATGCTCAAAATCTTCTTTAAAGAAGACTGGACCCCGAAGTTTACGGATAAGTTTATTTTTACCCTGGCGCCGGCAATGGCAATGTTTACCGCGCTGGCTTCTTTTATCATTATTCCGGTATCGCCAACGCTTGGTGTGGCTGACTGGGATATTGGTATATTATTCTTCTTTGCTATGGCTGGTATTGCTGTTTATGCGGTAATGTTTGGCGGCTGGGCATCAGCGAATAAGTTCTCGCTACTTGGTGGACTCCGTTCTGCGGCGCAAACCATCAGTTACGAGGTGTTTTTAGGATTGTCATTAATGGGCGTGGTCGCGTTGACCGGCTCATTTAACCTACGCGAGATTGTCGAGTCACAAATTGATGGCTGGTATATCATTCCGCAGTTTTTTGGTTTTTTAACCTTTGTAGTGGCAGGGGTGGCAGTCACGCACAGACATCCTTTTGATCAGCCAGAAGCAGAACAAGAACTAGCTGAGGGTTATCATGTCGAATATTCTGGCATGAAGTTTGGTATGTTCTTTATTGGTGAATACGTTAACGTAGTGCTGATATCTGCCTTGATGACTTGTTTGTTCTTTGGTGGTTGGCTTGCGCCTTTTAACTTAGATATTCCGTTTGTTCCACCCACTTTTTGGTTCATGATTAAGACATTATTCTTTATGACCCTATTTATTTTGGCACGGGGCTCATTGATGCGTCCGCGCTACGACCAGGTAATGAATTTTGGTTGGAAAGTTTGCCTACCAGTGACTTTGATTAATCTGCTGGTTACCGCTGCAGTTATTTTACTGATGATGGATTAAATATTTAATCATAGATTTATTGCGTAACTATTTACCGAACAACTGGTTACTGGGCAACTGGCAGAGTGCAGATAGAACGAGTGCAAGCTCGAAAGGTCCATGCAAAATCATCGCGGTAGTTTGGAATGAAAGAAGAATACCTTATTTTGTTAGCTTATTTATTGTAGAGACAACCGCAAGTTTTGCGGATAGAAATGAGGCGATTGCCCGTATTGGTGAGCAACTTTATCCCTACTTGGGATAAACCTAGTATTTGGGATAAACCCAGTCATTTAGCATTGCAAATATGCAAAGGAAAGTTCCATGTTAGCACCTTTTTTTACGGCCATAAAAGAGACTGTCATTGGTATGTTTACCATTGTTCGCAGCATGTGGATGGTCAATAGCCACGCGATACGGCCACGCGATACCATCTTGTATCCTGAAGTGCCAGTACCAGTGCCGCCGCGGTTTCGTGGACGTATCATATTGTCCCGTGATCCTGACGGCGATGAGCGCTGCGTCGCTTGTAACTTATGTGCAGTGGCCTGTCCAGTTGGCTGTATTTCTCTACAAAAGGCCGAGCGCGAAGATGGGCGCTGGTATCCAGAGTTTTTCCGTATCAACTTCTCGCGCTGCATCTTTTGCGGACTGTGCGAAGAAGCTTGTCCAACCACAGCCATTCAAATGACCCCTGATTTTGAAATGGGTGAATATGTGCGTCAAGATTTAGTCTATGAAAAAGAGCATTTGCTCATCTCAGGGCCGGGTAAATATCCTGATTATAACTATTATCGCGTATCCGGTATGGCGTTGACAGATAAACCAAAAGGCGCGGCGCAAAACGAAGCGGCACCTATTGATCTAAGGAGCTTGCTGCCATGATGGATTTTTTGAACCACCCTGATTTGGTAGGGTTTTATGCGTTAGCGGCGGTGGCTATATTTGCCAGTCTGCGCGTCGTTATTCATGCCAATCCAGTGCATGCTATTTTATCAATGATTGTGTCGCTGTTGGCTGTGGCAGGCATCATGTTCATTTTGGGTGCGCCATTTGCTGGTGCGCTTGAGATTATAGTCTATGCCGGTGCGATTTTGATATTGTTTGTCTTTGTGATTATGATGCTCAATTTAGGTATGGAGAATGACGCGCGAGAAGAGCGCTGGCTTGATGCGAGAACATGGGCAGTACCTACGGGGCTGACACTTATTATTGCAGTTGTGCTGTATGCGATGATTGGGCTCAATCATGACGAAGCTGCCGTTATCGGTGGGGTCAGTGTTCCCGCTAAAGCGGTCGGTACCGCGTTATTTAGTAAGTATATTATGCTGGTTGAAGTGGCGGCACTATTGCTACTTGCAGCCTTAGTTGCGGCTTATCACTTGGGTAAAGAGTCCATAGATGACGAGATTATCGGTAATGACAGTCAAGCCTTTAGCCCAAGTGTTGGTAGCATTAAAGAGTACGACAATAATGATGGCAAGAGCCACAATAGTCACGATGCGGTTGAGATGGCTAAGCCTTATGTATATGAAGCAGTAGACCCACATGATTACGTAGGTATGCAGGTGGGCATGCAGAAAGTCACGCGCAAGGAGTCAGACTGATGGTACTAGCAGTAAGCGTGGCACAAGAGGTGTCAAACGTGCCGTTTGCCCACGAAGTAGCAGGCTTAGTACAGCCGGTTACTGAGGGGCAGAATGTATGGGGTGTGATACCCATGAGTCATGGACTAATATTGGTAGGTATTTTATTCGCTATTGGTCTGTGCGGCGTGATGGTACGACGCAACTTCTTGTTTATGCTGATGAGTCTTGAGATCATGATGAATGCTGCCGCATTGGCATTTATAGTGGCCGGCAGTCGCTGGGTCGATCCAGATGGACAAGTTATGTTTATCCTTATTTTGACTTTAGCAGCGGCTGAAGCAGCAATAGGTCTGGCAATATTATTGCAGTTTTATCATAAGCGTGGGCATCTCGATGTCGACAGCGCCAATGAGATGAAAGGATGATGTCATGAGTTTATTACCATTAACCTTTATATTCCCGCTCATTGGCTTTTTGATCTTAGCCTTTATGCGCGATCGGTTAACTGAACAGGCTGCCGCGTTTGTCGGTGTGGGGAGCATGTTACTATCGGCATTATGTACGCTGGTAGCTAGTTTTGTCTTTTTGACGACGTATCCGGCGGGTACCGTAATAGAAATACCGCTATGGACGTGGTTTCAAGTGGGTGACTTTGCGCCAAGCTTTGGCTTAAGCTTTGATGGCTTAGCACTAACCATGATGGGTGTGATTACTGGCGTTGGCTTTTTGATTCATCTGTTTGCCGCTTGGTATATGAAAGGTGACCCCGGCTTTGCGCGCTTCTTTAGCTATATGAATTTGTTTGTCGCCAGTATGATATTACTGGTATTGGGCGATAATTTACTACTGCTATATCTCGGCTGGGAAGGGGTGGGTATTTGTTCTTACTTGCTGATTGGTTTTTATTTCCAAGACCGTGCCAATGGTCGCGCTGCTATGAAGGCCTTTATCGTCACCCGTATTGGTGATGTGTTCTTAGCTTTTGGGCTGTTTTTATTATTCCGCGAATTTGGCACACTCAATATTCAAGAGATTATTACTCGCGCCCCTGAGGTGTTTGATGTTAATAATCCAACCATGATTTTGACCACCATGATGTTGGTTGGTGGGGCGATGGGCAAGTCAGCACAACTGCCACTACATACTTGGTTGGCTGATGCGATGGCAGGCCCAACGCCAGTATCAGCACTGATTCATGCCGCAACCATGGTAACGGCTGGGGTTTATTTAATCGCCCGTATGCATCCGTTGTTTTTACTGACCCCTGGCGTATTGCTGTATTGGGTTGGGGGTGTGGGTGCGTTGACCTTAGTAGTTGCCGGATTATGTGCGCTGGCACAAACTGATATAAAACGAATTCTAGCCTATTCGACTATGAGCCAAATTGGCTATATGTTCTTAGCACTAGGTGTCGGCGCATGGCAAGGGGCGATTTTTCATCTGATGGCACATGCCTTCTTTAAAGCCTTATTATTCTTATCCTCAGGTGCGGTGATTCTCTCCGTTCACCATGAGCAAAACATCTTCAAGATGGGCGGATTGCGTAAGAAGATACCATTAGTATTTTGGTGTTATATTGTCGGTGGTGGTGCGCTTGCCGCGATACCTTGGGTGACCGTTGGTTTTTATTCAAAAGAAGCCATCCTTTGGGAAACCTATGCTACCGGCCATCAAGTTCTATTTTATATGGGCGTGTTCGGTGCTTTCTTAACCGCGCTATATACCTTCCGTATGATTTGGATTGTGTTCTTCGGCGAAGAAAAGACCAAAGCACACAAGCTATCTGGCGTGTCGTATTGGTTACCCCTTAGCGTATTGTTGATACTATCAACCGCCGTTGGTGCGTTGATTACCCCGCCATTACAAGGCGTGTTACCAGAAAGCGTTGGCCATTTATTAGAAGTGGCCAATCAAGCGCATGATAAACATACCGCTGAGTTTATCGCCATGGGTGCGATGCTCGCAGGTCTAATATTAGCCGTATTGTTATATGTGGTAGATAAAGGCCGTATGCTAGCGAGATTCAAACAATCACGCATTGGCGGGGCGCTATATTATTGGTGCTATCACGGTATGGGCTTCGATGCGCTGTACGATTTAGTTTTTGTAAAACCCTTTTTACTCATCGGCCACTTATTCAAAGCCGATCCTGTTGATAAGACCTGGCTGGTGTTACCAAAGCTAGCGTCAGTGGGCAATAAAATGTTGTCCGCGACCCAAACTGGGTCACTTCGAGGTTATGCTGCAAGCTTTGGCTTGGGTATGGCTGTGCTGTTGGTGCTGGTAATGATGACGGTGGTATAAGATGATAGAGTTACAACAAACGTGGATGCTACCAGCATTAATTGCAATACCCTTTATTGCAGGATTGTTATGCTGGCTGGTTGAGCGGTTTAATAAGCGTCTGCCGCGCTGGATTGCCTTGATTGGTATGACGTTGACCTTTGTGCTGTCGCTAGTGTTATGGCAGTATGGCGACTTCGGCGGTATGAGTAAGCAGGTGATTGCACCTGACTCTGCAGTGCCTTGGGTTGCTGAATTTAGTGTGCCATGGATACCTAGCTTTGGTATTAGCTTCCATTTAGCGATGGATGGTTTGTCGCTAATGATGGTTGCCTTGACTGGCCTATTGGGTGTTGCCGCTGTTGCTTGTTCGTGGAATGAGATTCAACGCCGTGTTGGTTTTTTCCATTTGAACTTATTATGGAGCTTAGGCGGTGTTATCGGGGTCTTTTTAGCCATTGATATGTTCTTGTTCTTCTTCTTTTGGGAGATGATGCTGGTTCCTATCTACTTCTTGATCGCTATTTGGGGTCATGATGTGGTCGGTGGTAAGACCAAAGAATACGCCGCTACTAAGTTCTTTATCTATACCCAAGCGTCTGGGCTTATCATGCTCATCGGTATCTTGATGTTAGTTATTATTAGCTATGCTTCTAGCGGTGTGGTTAGTTTTAATTATAACGATTTGCTCGGTACGCCACTTGGCGGCTGGGAATATCCTATAATGCTGTGCTTCTTTATTGGCTTTGCGGTTAAGCTGCCGATGGTTCCCTTTCATGGTTGGTTGCCGGACGCACATGCGCAAGCACCAACGGCCGGTTCGGTGGATTTGGCAGGGATTCTAATCAAGACTGCGGCTTATGGTTTGATTCGCTTTGTATTGCCTTTATTCCCAGCAGCGTCACAAGATTTTGCGCCGATTGCTATGACTTTAGGTACCATTGGTATCTTCTACGGCGCATGGCTGGCCTTTATGCAGACCGATATGAAGCGTTTGCTCGCTTATACCAGTATCTCGCATATGGGCTTTGTGGTACTGGCGATTTATGCCGGTACCTTGCTAAGTTTACAAGGATTAATGATTCAGATGCTGGCGCATGGCTTAAGCTCAGCAGCGCTGTTTATCATGGCAGGACAGTTGTATGAGCGCCTTCACACTCGCGACCTAACATTAATGGGCGGTATGTGGGGACAATTTCGCTACTATGCCCCGATACTCATGTTCTTCTGTGCAGCGCTCCTTGGTATTCCGGGTACGGGTAACTTCATTGGTGAATTTATGATTTTGCTGGGTTCATTTGCCCAGTATCCAGTGTTTGTGGTGTTCGCGACCTTTAGCTTAGTATTGGCGGGTCTATACTCACTAATCTTGATCCATCGGGCGTTATTTGGGGCCAATAATGTCAAAGAATTGGCCATGCGCGAGACCAAATCACATGGCTTGCCTGAGCGTCCATTAAAAGACTTGGGTAGGCGTGAGTTGTCTCTACTATTGATTTTAGCCGTTGGCTTGGTATGGCTCGGACTGTATCCACAACCGTTTTTGGATACCTCGAGCCACGCCATGCAATGGATTAATAATGCGTATATTTACAATCAAGTGACACAAGTAGATGCGTCGCAGTTACTTGATGCAATGGAGGCACGTTAAGTCATGAATGAATTTACGATGAATGATTTGATGGGGCTGATGCCTTATGCGCCAATCATTGCGGTAGTGACTACGGCACTGATAGTGATGATTGCTATTACCATTAAACGCTCACATTTCGTCACTGGTACCCTGACGGTAGCCGGTCTTAATATTGCGCTGTTCACTTTACTTGGACAAATGGCAGGATTGATCGAGAGCGGATCGGTGCTACCAGATGCTGAGCAGCTGTTCGTTGTTGATAATTTTGCCCAGTTCAATATGGTGGTGATTCTTATCTGTGCGCTGGCGTGTTGTACACTATCGTATGCCTATTTGGCCAATCTAAAAGACAATAAAGATGAGCTATATTTGCTCATGTTGCTATCGACTATTGGCGCGCTGCTGATGGTCTGTGCTCAGCATATGGCATCGTTCTTTATGAGTCTAGAGCTGCTATCAGTACCCTTATATGGTCTGCTGTCTTATACCTTTATGCGTAATAAATCGCTTGAGTCAGGGCTTAAGTATTTAGTGCTGTCGGCTACCGCGTCTGCTACCTTATTGATGGGTATGGCGTTTATTTATGCAGAAGTAGGTTCTTTGGCCTTTAAGCCTATTAGTCTTATGTTAGGTGATTTCTTTGAGTCGCCCCTCTTGATACTAGGCGCGGCGATGATGATGTTCGGTATCGGCTTTAAACTATCCGCTGCTCCCTTTCATACTTGGACGCCAGATGTTTATGAAGGCGCGCCCGCACCTATCGCCACTTATCTAGCCTCAGTTACTAAAGTGGCGATGATGGCGCTTGCCGTCCGGTTCTTAATCGATACTGCATTACTGGCATTGCCATCCGTGCAAATGCTTCTTATGGTAATGGCGACCTTATCAATACTTGTAGGTAACTTATTAGCCGTACGTCAAACCAACCTCAAACGTCTGCTGGGTTATTCATCTATTGCCCATATGGGTTATGTGCTGATCGTTATTGTTAGTATCGGGTCAGCCGCTGACAGTATCTCTAGCATGTATATGGCGGTTTATGCCTTCACTTCTATCGGTGCCTTTGGGGTTGTGACCTTGATGTCGAGTCCTTATCGTTTATCGGGTGAAGCAGATGAATTAATTCATTATCAGGGTCTGTTTTGGCGACGTCCGGTACTGACAGCAGTCATGACTATTATGATGCTGTCGTTAGCCGGTATTCCGTTGACGGCAGGCTTTATTACCAAGCTATTTGCTATTCTTGCTGCTGTACAAGGGACCCATTGGTTCTTAGCGGCGATGATAGTCTTGGGTAGCTCAATCGGCTTGTTCTATTATCTGCGCGTGATGCTAACGTTATTTAAGCGTCCAAAAGAGTTTATCGAATTTGACGTTGCGGGGCAGTGGGGTATTCGGATGGGCGGTATTATGGTGATTGCTGTGACAGCGATTATTGTCTTCTTTGGGATATTGCCCAATAGCCTGATTGAATGGTCAAGTCTAGCGCGTATTTGGTAGGGTAAACTTTGTAACAACATAGTGAATCGCAGCAATATTGTTCTTTTAGCTATTGCCTATTACTTATCGGCTGTTACTGATAGAAAACCAAGAGGCGCCACGTTTATGCTAAGCTTGGTGCCTCTTTTTTATTGCTTTTTTGCATAAGATTTAATACCTTTTTATCAAAGACGTAGACTGACGACGAAATACATAATAATGATATAAGCGAATAATTTTTATGAGTGACAATATTCAAACCGTGAAAGTGCTTAGTAAAACCACCTGGACACCCAGTTTATTTAGTTTTACCGTTGCCCGCCCCGATAGCTTTAAATTTACTGCTGGACAATTTGTGCGTTTGGGCGTTAACCCTAGTCATCTGCAACACTATCAGCAACAAAGTACGGAACAGCAGCAAGGCTCAGGACAAAGCCAAGATGACACCGCAGAGCAGGCATCTGACGTGGCCCTAAATGATGACACCTTTCGCGCTTATTCCATTGTTTCCTCACCATTTGATGAAGTATTGGAGTTTTTCTCTATTGTTATTCCAGATGGCGCATTTACCTCACAGTTGCAATACCTAGAAGTAGGCGATGAGTTATTGCTTGATACCACTCCGTTTGGGTTCTTGACCTTAGCGCGTTATCAAAAGCCACACTCAAAAGACTTATGGTTACTGGCTACCGGAACGGGGCTGGCGCCGTTCTTATCGATGCTACAAGATCTGCAAACCTGGCAGGATTACGAGCACATTGTGCTGGTATATAGTGCGCGTACGTCCGAGGAGCTAGCGTATGTCGAGAAGATTGAAAGCTTGCAAGAAGACATTGGCTCGCTGGTCGATAATCCGGCTCGATTAATTTTTATTCCGATTGTGACCCGCGAGCATGTTGAAGGGGCACTAACCGAGCGACTACCCAAGCTACTATTAGAGGGCACGCTGCAGGAGCAAGCCGGAGTTGCGTTGGATGTGGATAGCACGCATGTTATGTTATGTGGTAATCCAGATATGGTAAACGATACTAAAGAAGCACTTAAAACCTTGGGACTGGTTATGAATCGCCGCGGTGAAGGCAATATTGCGGTCGAGAATTATTGGTAGAGAGCTGGTGTTAGTGAATCACTACAGTCAGTACCAAATAATATGGTTTCGTATAGCGGGTAAAAATTTTTCTAGCTTGCTGTGCGACTGCGTCACTCCAGAGGCTTCGAAAATTTCTCCCAGCCATACTGTATTCGTTTTAAAGTAGCTCAACTATACTAAATTAGTGAATTGATAGATCAATTGACATAAAAACGCCGCGCTCTTATTGATGTTAAGGTCGCGGCGTTTTAATTTAAAAGTAGCTGCATCTAAAAGCTGTAGTAATTATTCTTGGCTTGGCTCAGTGGCATCGCTCAATGGGTTAACAGAGCCTTGCATCAGCTCAGGTTCATCATCATCGCCAATGATATCTTCACCGTTGCTTGAACCTAATAAGTCGCGATAATTAATTTGAGTTTTTAAAATAAGCTGTTCTTCTTCCACCTCACCATAATTCACTTGCACTTTATGTAAGGTGCTCATAATTTTTTTGTTCTTTTTGAGCCAACGATTAATATCAAGATAAATGATATTTTCTTTGGCGCGAGCAATATTGATATAAGCCAAGATGACGCCTAAAGGATCTTTTTTGAGGACGCTATGATAAAACCAGATAGCAAGTTTAATACCTTGGCGCTTCACAAAGGATTCACAGCGTAAGTTAAGTACATCGGTATAGGTCTGCTGTCCAAAGACGAAGCGCTGAACATTGCGATCAAGCTGGACGTGAACCAATCTGAAGTTACTGGCAACTTCAGCATAGATACCGGCGGCATTGACCGTGCAGTAGAGGCGGAACCAGTCATCATGTAGCTCAACACGCAGCTCTAAGATAGCTTTTACATTGTCAGTCACGAACTTTTGCAGCGCATCATTAATATATTGTTGCGCAACCGGCAGCGCTATCTCGTCATCAAGCTTGTCAGTGGTTTTGTTATATAGTTTTCTGATGGCTTGGGTCAGGCTGTCCCAACCATCGCTAAATGACTCGTCAAAACCGTAGCCAATATTGTCAGAAAAATCATCGAAATCATCTAAATTATCAGTATGATCAAAATCATCAAATTTACTCAAACTTATTATCCTTATGACTGATTCTGGTATGGTTATTTATCAACTAGCGCCGTAACACCTCGCCATTCAGGGCGAGGCTATCAGGCGTATCAGTCAGGTGTTTTTTGTTGCTCTATGTATTGACGTATAACGTCGAGTGGCGCACCTCCGCAACTGCCTGCAAAGTAGCTGGGCGACCATAGCGCATCGCCCCACAACTTATACCAAACCCAAAATATATAGTATAATTCAGCTATGACTATACCAACAGACACCCTAAAAGATCATGACTTTGGCAAACTCTCGAAGACCGAGAGTAACCCCAGAGCTCGCCAACGTCTCCTTATGCTATATCAATATAGCATAGGCAAAGCCACTAACGATATTGCCAAAGACCTCTACATTCACCCTGAAACTGCCAGACGCACCAAGAAACGTTATCTTCAACGGGGACTTGACAGTATCTATGACCGTCCCCGCCGAGGTCGACACAGCAAACTGGCGGAATCCGACATAGATGCCTTCAAAGCCATGATCGTATCTGAGCAAGAAAAGCGAGCTGGCGGTCGTCTAACCGGTCAAGACATCCAACAGATAGCCAAAGAACACTATAACGCTCACTATACCGTTAACGGTATTTACGAGATGTTAAAGCGTATCGGTATGAGCTGGATAAGTGCTCGTAGTCAACACCCAAAAGCAGATGAAGAAGTACAAGAAACTTTTAAAAAAACTTTATAACCCGTGTCAAAGAGGTATTACCTGAAGGTATTGACTGTCAACAAGTCGATATCTGGTTTCAAGATGAAACTCGCATAGGACAACAAGGATCACTGACTCGAGTCTGGCATTACCGCGGGCAAAGACCTCGGCTTATCAGACAGCAGCAGTTCTTATCAACCTATATCTTTGGTGCCTTTTGTCCTAAAACAGGCAACAGTGTGGGACTGATATTACCTTGGGTTAATAAACATACCATGCTCTTGCATATGCAAGAGATTAGTAAAGCGGTTCCAAAGGATCGTCATGCGGTTGTGGTTATGGATGGAGCATTGTGGCATCAACCAAGCTTGAATCAGTCTAATGTAACGATGCTTAAACTGCCGCCTTATTCACCTGAGTTAAACCCTTCTGAAAAC of the Psychrobacter sp. LV10R520-6 genome contains:
- the nuoH gene encoding NADH-quinone oxidoreductase subunit NuoH, with the translated sequence MTLDTWSILFMVVQSIVIFLVVVIVAAMMIIYERRMLALWQDRYGPNRVGPFGSLQLVADMLKIFFKEDWTPKFTDKFIFTLAPAMAMFTALASFIIIPVSPTLGVADWDIGILFFFAMAGIAVYAVMFGGWASANKFSLLGGLRSAAQTISYEVFLGLSLMGVVALTGSFNLREIVESQIDGWYIIPQFFGFLTFVVAGVAVTHRHPFDQPEAEQELAEGYHVEYSGMKFGMFFIGEYVNVVLISALMTCLFFGGWLAPFNLDIPFVPPTFWFMIKTLFFMTLFILARGSLMRPRYDQVMNFGWKVCLPVTLINLLVTAAVILLMMD
- the nuoI gene encoding NADH-quinone oxidoreductase subunit NuoI — encoded protein: MFTIVRSMWMVNSHAIRPRDTILYPEVPVPVPPRFRGRIILSRDPDGDERCVACNLCAVACPVGCISLQKAEREDGRWYPEFFRINFSRCIFCGLCEEACPTTAIQMTPDFEMGEYVRQDLVYEKEHLLISGPGKYPDYNYYRVSGMALTDKPKGAAQNEAAPIDLRSLLP
- the nuoJ gene encoding NADH-quinone oxidoreductase subunit J; amino-acid sequence: MMDFLNHPDLVGFYALAAVAIFASLRVVIHANPVHAILSMIVSLLAVAGIMFILGAPFAGALEIIVYAGAILILFVFVIMMLNLGMENDAREERWLDARTWAVPTGLTLIIAVVLYAMIGLNHDEAAVIGGVSVPAKAVGTALFSKYIMLVEVAALLLLAALVAAYHLGKESIDDEIIGNDSQAFSPSVGSIKEYDNNDGKSHNSHDAVEMAKPYVYEAVDPHDYVGMQVGMQKVTRKESD
- the nuoK gene encoding NADH-quinone oxidoreductase subunit NuoK; protein product: MSHGLILVGILFAIGLCGVMVRRNFLFMLMSLEIMMNAAALAFIVAGSRWVDPDGQVMFILILTLAAAEAAIGLAILLQFYHKRGHLDVDSANEMKG
- the nuoL gene encoding NADH-quinone oxidoreductase subunit L — protein: MSLLPLTFIFPLIGFLILAFMRDRLTEQAAAFVGVGSMLLSALCTLVASFVFLTTYPAGTVIEIPLWTWFQVGDFAPSFGLSFDGLALTMMGVITGVGFLIHLFAAWYMKGDPGFARFFSYMNLFVASMILLVLGDNLLLLYLGWEGVGICSYLLIGFYFQDRANGRAAMKAFIVTRIGDVFLAFGLFLLFREFGTLNIQEIITRAPEVFDVNNPTMILTTMMLVGGAMGKSAQLPLHTWLADAMAGPTPVSALIHAATMVTAGVYLIARMHPLFLLTPGVLLYWVGGVGALTLVVAGLCALAQTDIKRILAYSTMSQIGYMFLALGVGAWQGAIFHLMAHAFFKALLFLSSGAVILSVHHEQNIFKMGGLRKKIPLVFWCYIVGGGALAAIPWVTVGFYSKEAILWETYATGHQVLFYMGVFGAFLTALYTFRMIWIVFFGEEKTKAHKLSGVSYWLPLSVLLILSTAVGALITPPLQGVLPESVGHLLEVANQAHDKHTAEFIAMGAMLAGLILAVLLYVVDKGRMLARFKQSRIGGALYYWCYHGMGFDALYDLVFVKPFLLIGHLFKADPVDKTWLVLPKLASVGNKMLSATQTGSLRGYAASFGLGMAVLLVLVMMTVV
- the nuoM gene encoding NADH-quinone oxidoreductase subunit M, giving the protein MIELQQTWMLPALIAIPFIAGLLCWLVERFNKRLPRWIALIGMTLTFVLSLVLWQYGDFGGMSKQVIAPDSAVPWVAEFSVPWIPSFGISFHLAMDGLSLMMVALTGLLGVAAVACSWNEIQRRVGFFHLNLLWSLGGVIGVFLAIDMFLFFFFWEMMLVPIYFLIAIWGHDVVGGKTKEYAATKFFIYTQASGLIMLIGILMLVIISYASSGVVSFNYNDLLGTPLGGWEYPIMLCFFIGFAVKLPMVPFHGWLPDAHAQAPTAGSVDLAGILIKTAAYGLIRFVLPLFPAASQDFAPIAMTLGTIGIFYGAWLAFMQTDMKRLLAYTSISHMGFVVLAIYAGTLLSLQGLMIQMLAHGLSSAALFIMAGQLYERLHTRDLTLMGGMWGQFRYYAPILMFFCAALLGIPGTGNFIGEFMILLGSFAQYPVFVVFATFSLVLAGLYSLILIHRALFGANNVKELAMRETKSHGLPERPLKDLGRRELSLLLILAVGLVWLGLYPQPFLDTSSHAMQWINNAYIYNQVTQVDASQLLDAMEAR
- a CDS encoding NADH-quinone oxidoreductase subunit N, producing the protein MNEFTMNDLMGLMPYAPIIAVVTTALIVMIAITIKRSHFVTGTLTVAGLNIALFTLLGQMAGLIESGSVLPDAEQLFVVDNFAQFNMVVILICALACCTLSYAYLANLKDNKDELYLLMLLSTIGALLMVCAQHMASFFMSLELLSVPLYGLLSYTFMRNKSLESGLKYLVLSATASATLLMGMAFIYAEVGSLAFKPISLMLGDFFESPLLILGAAMMMFGIGFKLSAAPFHTWTPDVYEGAPAPIATYLASVTKVAMMALAVRFLIDTALLALPSVQMLLMVMATLSILVGNLLAVRQTNLKRLLGYSSIAHMGYVLIVIVSIGSAADSISSMYMAVYAFTSIGAFGVVTLMSSPYRLSGEADELIHYQGLFWRRPVLTAVMTIMMLSLAGIPLTAGFITKLFAILAAVQGTHWFLAAMIVLGSSIGLFYYLRVMLTLFKRPKEFIEFDVAGQWGIRMGGIMVIAVTAIIVFFGILPNSLIEWSSLARIW
- a CDS encoding ferredoxin--NADP reductase, whose protein sequence is MSDNIQTVKVLSKTTWTPSLFSFTVARPDSFKFTAGQFVRLGVNPSHLQHYQQQSTEQQQGSGQSQDDTAEQASDVALNDDTFRAYSIVSSPFDEVLEFFSIVIPDGAFTSQLQYLEVGDELLLDTTPFGFLTLARYQKPHSKDLWLLATGTGLAPFLSMLQDLQTWQDYEHIVLVYSARTSEELAYVEKIESLQEDIGSLVDNPARLIFIPIVTREHVEGALTERLPKLLLEGTLQEQAGVALDVDSTHVMLCGNPDMVNDTKEALKTLGLVMNRRGEGNIAVENYW
- a CDS encoding winged helix-turn-helix domain-containing protein; amino-acid sequence: MTIPTDTLKDHDFGKLSKTESNPRARQRLLMLYQYSIGKATNDIAKDLYIHPETARRTKKRYLQRGLDSIYDRPRRGRHSKLAESDIDAFKAMIVSEQEKRAGGRLTGQDIQQIAKEHYNAHYTVNGIYEMLKRIGMSWISARSQHPKADEEVQETFKKTL
- a CDS encoding IS630 family transposase, producing MTRVKEVLPEGIDCQQVDIWFQDETRIGQQGSLTRVWHYRGQRPRLIRQQQFLSTYIFGAFCPKTGNSVGLILPWVNKHTMLLHMQEISKAVPKDRHAVVVMDGALWHQPSLNQSNVTMLKLPPYSPELNPSENVWQYLKQNELSNRCYESYESIVSAACMAWNKLLEQPERIQSLTTRTWAQL